TTTCTGTTAACACCCTGACACGTTAACGTCATTGAAAATAATTCTTGGAAAAGAGAAACGGCTGTTTCTGTCGGTTTGATCAGGCATTCGCCGGAGCCGccttcttcatttccttttcattcaagATGGCGGGTGACGAGACTGGTACAACGCTTGGTCAGCCTCATCTGGCTCGACAAGACCTTAGTTCTCTGGTAAGTGTCAGTTAAACAGATTTTAACagctttgtatttttatgttggcGGCTGTCGGTCCGTCGTGTTGCCGAAACGGTTTCATAAAAGATGACAATTATCGTTAACGGTCGCCGGTGGTGCGCCGCCACCACCCGGCACATGACGGCAGGCCAGGCGGGGCGGAGAGCTAAGACACCCGCTGCACTCCTAACAAAGATAAACTATAAactatgtttgttttatcatttacacaTTTCCGTGTATACACAATGTGTATTCACAGCGccgccatgtttgttttacGCCAGTGATGTCTGTTTAGCCATGTTTGATTGTAACGTTAGCATCTGTTGCTAAGTTGagttaaaatgtatgaaaatgtcaaTGGAGTTCTGAATGGAGCTGGAAGCAGGGATGTAGCTCAAAACGATGCCACTTATTGTCATCTTTCATCCATCTTAAAACAATAATTGAGACGGACttttcatgaaatgtgtgaTTACTGGATGGTGTTAATGGTGCTGACAGGACATATAGCACAAGtaaccttttgttttcatttttagtcaGCTGGCAGCTGGGTCCATAACAGTAGACATGGAAAAGAGACAACATGCTCGTTTTTATCAGTTTACCAAATTCAGTTGAgatattttataaaatacaaagtTGATCTCTGATTTTAATGAGTTACATTGAAAGAATCAGTCAGTTAGCTGAAATAAAGATGATCCACTAACAGACAATAGCAGCGGTGGTTTTTCATGCCTCTGTGTTCACCTCACACGTTTGCAGAGTCATTATGGGGAAGTGTTTGCATGTCTGCATTCATGGCGGCTTCCTTTGTGTCTATTCACCTCCTGGATTAAACAGAGGGAGGCGGCCCTGCTCTGCTCCGTCACCCtcgctgttgtttttcagtgtgtgatggCTCTAATGTGTGTTGCTCTCATGGCAGGATGTGTCTACGCTGACGCCTCTCTCTCAAGAGATCATCAGCAGACAGGCCACCATCAATATTGGTATGAGAAGTGATCATTTGGTCTTACAGCATCCTTCCTTGATGGTTGGAGTTGATAAATGAACACTGTCTGTTCTGACCgctgtgtttctctcctgtaGGCACCATCGGTCATGTGGCCCATGGAAAGTCCACAGTAGTGAAGGCCATTTCTGGTGTCCACACTGTCAGGTTCAAGAATGAGCTGGAGAGGAACATCACCATCAAGTTAGGATATGCTAACGCTAAGGTAAGGGACACTGGCTCATCTACCTGAACCCtgcctcgttttttttttttttaatttagggTCAAATGTCCTTACTTGGTTTTCAATCAAAAGTCATATGATGGAaggaattaaaaacaattaatttccCTGTTTCTGCCTCCACTAAATATTGTAGGTCTATAAGCTGGATGACCCCAGCTGTCCCAGGCCGGAGTGCTACAGGTCgtgtggcagcagcactcctgaTGAGTTTCCTACAGACATCCCCGGCACCAAGGGCAACTTCAAGCTGGTCAGGTACGActgcagggaaaagaaaagcacagatgaATGCATTAAGTTTAAAAATCCCCTTTCCATTCATCATTGgaacttttctttgtttctccagACACGTGTCATTTGTTGACTGTCCCGGTCACGACATCTTGATGGCCACCATGTTGAACGGAGCTGCTGTCATGGATGCAGCCCTCCTGCTTATTGGTAGGCCTCTGATTCCCTCAGTCCAACAGACAAACTTTGACTCAAGCTGTGTGTTATTTACCGCTGGTGTTTTCATCTGACCTTGTTCTCGTGTCTTCCTGCCAGCGGGTAACGAGTCGTGTCCTCAGCCCCAGACGTCTGAGCATCTGGCAGCCATAGAGATCATGAAGCTGAAGCACATCCTCATCCTGCAGAACAAGATCGACCTGGTGAAGGAGAGCCAGGCCAAAGAGCAGTACGAGCAGATCCTCGCCTTCGTACAGGGTGAGTCGTTATGAACCTGCAATCAACACCAAACACTCATTGTTTCCTGAAATACAGCAACATTCTGTCCATTTCAAACTCGTGACTCTTCAGGTCACTTTATTCTtcctctgactctgactgatGTCATGTTCCTCCTGCAGGCACAGTGGCCGAGGGCGCTCCCATCATTCCTATCTCAGCACAGCTGAAGTACAACATCGAGGTGGTTTGTGAGTACATCGTCAAAAAGATCCCAGTGCCTGTCAGAGACTTCACGTCCGAGCCCAGACTCATCGGTAAGAGCACACACGTTCACAGTGCTCCTTTGTTCTCACTAACCTGTTGTGTGTtctcagctttttgttttcctcactaCACTctcgtctttgtctttttgattttctgctgtgaagcttTGTTTTAATAAGATGCTCTGCCAGCTGATTAAAACCTGTGACTGTCTCCTATGTTTCAGTCATCAGATCTTTTGATGTAAACAAGCCCGGCTGTGAGGTCGACGACCTGAAGGGAGGCGTTGCAGGAGGAAGTATCCTGAAGGGAGTGCTCAAGGTGAGGTTTGGTCTTTTTACTTCCAGGGACCAAAGAGTTCCTCTGGCAAGGAATTTGTACTTGgcttctgtgtgaaagttaAAATCAGAAGATCGTTAACACACgtcacatttattttacacagcGTTAATTTTTTGGCTTGTTTTGGACTCATTTACCTTCTTTAAGCTGACAGTAAATGCAGTAGTTTATTTGTCTGACCAGCGACCAGAtagaataaaagtaaagaatCTATGTTAAAGATGCATGTGTCCTCTCTGACTGtataatttagtttaaaataagacatttctgatattttgaGAAACACCAAACTGCGGAAAACAGCTATAACATGTCTAGAATAAAAGAGGCCTGGCAGTTTATTAAACTTAAACACAGCCTCTATGAATTGTGCTCTCGTCTGAACCGTCCTCCTCCTTTCTGTAACTTCAGGTGGGTCAGGAGATCGAGGTGCGGCCTGGTATCGTGTCCAAAGACCAGGAAGGAAAACTGATGTGCAAACCCATCTTCTCCAAGATCGTGTCCTTGTTCGCTGAACACAACGACCTGCAGTACGCAGCACCTGGAGGCCTTATCGGTACGTTCATGCTCACATGCTTTAACCTGCTGTCGTTGGCTCCGGtggaaaacatacaaaacatttaaagaatattttaactGTAAGTAAACGCTGGTTCTGTGCAGGTGTGGGCACCAAGATCGACCCGACACTGTGCAGGGCGGATCGTATGGTCGGTCAGGTGCTGGGCGCCGTCGGAGCGCTGCCAGAGATCTTCACCGAGCTGGAGATCTCCTACTTCCTTCTCAGAAGGCTGCTGGGAGTCCGCACAGAGGGAGACAAGAAGGCTGCCAAGGTGAGAcatgcattatgggaaatgtagtttgaACTCTTAGGGAAGTAAAAGAGAACGGTGTGTGAGCGGTACCTGGTGTGAAGATGCAGAAATGTAATCTTCCTCTAACAGAATATTTTTAACAATGGtgttatctttgtgtgtgtctgcaggtccaGAAGCTGTCTAAGAACGAGGTGCTGATGGTGAACATCGGCTCGCTGTCGACAGGCGGCCGCGTCAGCGCCGTCAAGGCTGATCTCGCCAAGATCGTCCTCACCAACCCGGTGTGTACAGAGGTCGGAGAGAAGATCGCTCTGAGTCGACGTGTTGAGAAACATTGGCGGTAAgaatcccattttttttttttttttcctttgcttggGCGTAGTTGcatgtttcctgtgtttaaaaaaaaaaaagaaaaaatgcaacTTGGgcgggatgatgatgatgatgatttcacAGTTGCCTGTAGCGCTGAATGGGCAGCTGTGAGTAGATCCGGGAAGATAGAGGCAGCATGATGAACAGTTCAGAGGTGGTTTTGATGAGGCTGACTGGCAATACATAGGACGGCTCTACGAGTCAACTGCCGTACA
This is a stretch of genomic DNA from Acanthopagrus latus isolate v.2019 chromosome 19, fAcaLat1.1, whole genome shotgun sequence. It encodes these proteins:
- the eif2s3 gene encoding eukaryotic translation initiation factor 2 subunit 3, whose translation is MAGDETGTTLGQPHLARQDLSSLDVSTLTPLSQEIISRQATINIGTIGHVAHGKSTVVKAISGVHTVRFKNELERNITIKLGYANAKVYKLDDPSCPRPECYRSCGSSTPDEFPTDIPGTKGNFKLVRHVSFVDCPGHDILMATMLNGAAVMDAALLLIAGNESCPQPQTSEHLAAIEIMKLKHILILQNKIDLVKESQAKEQYEQILAFVQGTVAEGAPIIPISAQLKYNIEVVCEYIVKKIPVPVRDFTSEPRLIVIRSFDVNKPGCEVDDLKGGVAGGSILKGVLKVGQEIEVRPGIVSKDQEGKLMCKPIFSKIVSLFAEHNDLQYAAPGGLIGVGTKIDPTLCRADRMVGQVLGAVGALPEIFTELEISYFLLRRLLGVRTEGDKKAAKVQKLSKNEVLMVNIGSLSTGGRVSAVKADLAKIVLTNPVCTEVGEKIALSRRVEKHWRLIGWGQIRRGVTITPTVDDD